From one Chryseobacterium sp. 3008163 genomic stretch:
- a CDS encoding bifunctional 4-hydroxy-2-oxoglutarate aldolase/2-dehydro-3-deoxy-phosphogluconate aldolase — MSVILQKIKDQKIVPLFYNESFEVSKNTVKALYEAGIRVIEYTNRGIQALENFTKLKEFSATEFPGLLLGIGTVKNIKEMDDYANAEADFIITPVINEELVKHSVAKNINLIPGCFTPSDVNLAYQNGLRLVKIFPADALGKNYIKSIQPVFPGMNFMPTGGINADVEDITEWLKGGAIAVGLGSSLVKTEFTTEQLTEKVQNLLQQLNQN, encoded by the coding sequence ATGAGTGTAATATTACAAAAAATAAAAGACCAAAAAATCGTTCCGTTGTTTTACAATGAATCGTTTGAGGTTTCAAAAAATACCGTAAAAGCTTTGTACGAAGCAGGAATTCGTGTGATAGAATATACCAACCGTGGCATTCAGGCATTAGAAAATTTCACAAAGTTGAAAGAATTCTCCGCCACAGAATTTCCCGGACTTTTATTAGGAATCGGAACCGTGAAAAATATAAAGGAAATGGATGATTATGCCAATGCAGAAGCAGATTTCATCATTACACCAGTTATCAACGAAGAGCTTGTAAAGCATTCTGTCGCAAAAAACATTAATTTGATTCCCGGTTGTTTTACGCCTTCTGATGTTAATCTGGCTTATCAGAACGGACTTCGATTGGTAAAGATTTTTCCGGCAGATGCTTTGGGTAAAAATTATATCAAATCTATTCAGCCCGTTTTTCCTGGAATGAATTTTATGCCGACCGGCGGAATCAATGCTGATGTTGAAGATATTACAGAATGGCTGAAAGGTGGCGCAATCGCTGTCGGATTGGGAAGTTCGCTTGTCAAAACAGAGTTTACTACAGAACAGCTGACTGAGAAAGTTCAGAACTTATTGCAACAACTTAATCAAAACTAA